The Planococcus halocryophilus nucleotide sequence CGATTCACGTGACTATTAAATCGGGTATGATGGGTGCCACTGCAACAACCCCTCATATGGAAAAAGAAGATGCTAGCCAAATTCTAGTTTGGTATAAACCGTTTGGAGCAAAAGAGCAGTCGAGTTGAAAATTGGAGTATAAAAAAAGACGGCCGGATATAAAAATCCGGCTGTCTTTATTTTTTAGCTCGCCAGCTAACGATGCGTTTTGGGTGGAAATAACTAAGACCGATTAAGAACCCGGTAATCATTCCGGCGATGTGTGCGGTCACGTTAATGTTTGGTGTTAAGAAAGTCATAACTATACTAATAACGATAATTGGGAGTATAATTTGTTTAAGTTGGGGTAAAGCGCGTCCCCCGTAATACACCAATGCACCAAATGCGCCGAAAACGCCGAAAATGGCACCACTTGCCCCGACGTGGGAATAATCGAGTGGTTGTAAGAAATAAGTAGCTGCAGAAGCGAAAAAGCCTGCTAGTAAGTAAATCGTTATAAAACGAATTTTGCCGGTTAATCGTTCTAACTCAGGTCCGAAAAGGAATAAGGAAAACATATTAAACAGCAGGTGCATCACTCCACTATGCAGGAACATTGGGGTAAAAAAGCGCCACCATTGACCTTCTGCAATGTAAAAGTTAGATCCTACACCATAAAAATAGATCCATTGACCAAGAGAAGGTAACCACGTTAGTACATAGACCAACAGATTAAGAGCAATCAAAGTGGAAACGACCGGATACATACGCAAGTATTGCTTAAAACTTTCTGTTCGAATAAACATTTTGTCACCTCTATTTCATACGTTTTATTATACCTGTTACTTGTTTGCGAATGAAAGGAGAAACATTTATGATTACAGGAATTGGGCTGGATATTGTTGAAATGTCACGAATCCACCGATTAGATACCAAATCACCAAGATTTAGAGCACGTGTACTAACTGACTATGAACAAACGGAATACAATCAGTTAACAGAAACAAGAAAAACTGAATTTCTTGCCGGTCGTTTTGCGGCAAAAGAAGCATATTCCAAAGCAAAAGGCACTGGAATTGGCAGGGAATGTTCTTTTCAAGACATCGAAATTAGAAAAGATACTAAAGGAAAACCTGCTATTTACTTCCAAGGGATAGAAACGGGGTTAGTGTCTATTACACATTCGAAAGAATTTGCAGCGGCGCAAGTTCTTTTACAAACAATATAACCAGGTGGTGTTGAGATGATAGAAAATTACCGTCCGACTAAAGCGGTCATTGATTTAACAGCAATTAAAAGTAATTTAACTTATTTTCAAGAAAAAGTCGGTGATGCCGATGTAATTGCAGTGGTAAAAGCAGACGCTTATGGACATGGTGTTCTAGAAATTGTAAAAACAGTTATTGAAAATGGGGTCCGTATGCTCGCGGTAGCGACTCCGGATGAAGCTCTTTTTCTCCGCAATCACGGCATAGATACCGAATTGTTAGTGTTAGGAGCCACTCCTTCGCAGTTTATTCCAATCGCGCAACAGCACAATATTATCGTGACTGCAATCTCGCTTGACTGGTTATCAATGGCAGCGATGCACGTAGAAAAGAATTTAGATGCATTAAAGATTCATTTGAAAGTAGATACCGGGATGAGACGTATCGGGGTCCAAGTAAATGAAATCGATGAGGCTTTTGGTTTTATTGCCGATCATGACTTTGACTTTAAAGGCATCTTTACTCATTTTGCGACTGCAGATGAAAAAGATTCTCCACTTTTCAGTCAGCAAGTAAACGCAATGAATACGATTCTAGATAAGTTAGATGATTCTTCTGTAATGGTCCATATATCGAATAGTGCAGCTGCTATTATGCATCCGGACTTAGTGTGCGATGCAGTGCGTATTGGAATTTCGTTATACGGGATTGCGCCTTCTCCTTATGTAGGTGAGGAAATGGATTTTGAATTACAACCTGCACTTAGTCTTGAAACCGAAATGATTCAAGTAAAAAAACTAAAAGCTGGAGAAGCATTAAGTTACGGAGCTACATATCGCGCTGAACAAGACGAGTGGATTGCGACGATACCAATCGGTTATGCAGATGGCATGTTACGTGGTTTACAAGGTCAAGATGTCTTGGTGAAAGGAAAACGTGTCCCAATCGTTGGTCGGATTTGTATGGACCAATGCATGGTTCGACTATCTGAGAGATCTCTAATTGGAGAAAAAGTTCAGTTGATTGGGCGACAAGGGCAACAACGGATTTTAATTGACGAATGGGCCGTTAAGCTTGAAACAATTCCTTATGAAATTCCTTGTATCTTAACAAAACGAGTGCCGCGTGTGTATGTAGAAAGAGCAGAGCTTACCGATTTTTCTTTTCAGCAGTCTAATAAGATGTTAAGATAGAATAGACTAAGACAGAAGAACGGTATTTTCGGAGGTGTCGGCTGTGTACGGTAAGTCAAAGACAAAAGAAGTGGTTGTGAAAATGCCAAAGCAATTTATTTCGGAGTTGACAACTCATTCAAATGAGCATGTTCAGGAAAGTGGAGATTATATTTACGTTTCCACAAACCGGGTGACGAAAAATCTATACGACTCATATCATATTCGGGAAGCGATGATCAAGGGCTACGTGGAGATGTCACAAATCAATCTATCGATTGCTTGTGAATGTTCTCACGCTGAGTACGAAGCGGAGCATACGACCGTGCGACTCGTAAGCGGAGGGTGACAACTTGATTGTAAAACGCGGAGATGTTTTTTTTGCGGAATTATCGCCAGTCGTCGGGTCTGAGCAAGGTGGGACCCGCCCGGTTCTGGTGATTCAAAACGATATAGGGAATCGATTTAGTCCCACCGTCATTATTGCTGCAATAACGGCACAGATTCAAAAAGCTAAATTGCCGACTCATGTAGAAATCAATGCCAAAAAATATGGTTTTGAGCGTGATTCTGTTATTTTGCTTGAACAATTACGAACAATTGATAAGTCGAGATTAACCGACAAAATTACTCAACTTGACGACACATTGATGGAAAAAGTGGATGAAGCATTGGAAATCAGCGTGGGCCTAGTGAAATTTTAAGCATACATACTTCTGTAAAGGCATCTTGAGAATTTTCTCAAGATGTTTTTTATTGTTTGATATGTTAGCAAAAAAGATGTGAAAAAAACGAATTTCCGCTACAATAAAGAGTAGTAAACGAAAAAGGGATACATAGTTCGACAGGGAGGGTTTTTAGTCAATATGAATAAACAGATGGCTCAATATATACAGGGCAATTTAACCGAAATTATTTCGCAGTGGCAAGGGAAAATGAAGAACGAAGAAGAGGAACTTTCTTTTCGGATTATGCCTGAAGAGCTATTGAATCAAACAAGTTACGAATTTGCAGAACTGATGATTTCTAATTTACTAGAAAACCATCAAGCGTATGAAAGTCGTATAAATGATTTCGCTGAAAAAGTTGTTCGCCTCGGATGGTCAATTACATTTGTGACGAAGGCAATTGGACACTTTGCTGAAATCGTTTATGAGGATATGAGAAAAGAAGAAATGATTAATGATGGAAATCTTGCTGATTATATAGAAGAATTTTCAAAGTGGATTACGCCTATTCGAGAGAGCACAATACAAGCTTACTCTAAAACATGGGAACGTACTGTAAGTTTGCAAAAAATTGCGCTACAGGAACTATCTGCATCATTGATTCCAGTATTTGAAAAAGTATCCGTTATGCCTTTAGTTGGGACAATTGATACCGAACGAGCAAAATTGATTATGGAGAATTTGCTTGAAGGTGTCGTAAAGCACCGTGCGGAAGTTGTTTTGCTCGATATAACTGGTGTTCCTGTAGTTGATACTATGGTGGCTCATCACATTATCCAAGCGGCAGATGCTGTACGTTTAGTAGGAGCAAAATGTATGCTTGTCGGAATTCGACCTGAAATTGCTCAAACAATTGTTACGTTAGGCATAAATTTAAATGATTTCACAACAACAAGCACTTTGCAGCGAGGCGTAGAACAGGCGCTAGCTTGGACGAATCGGAAAATTGTGGAGGTTGAAGACTGATGAATTTTAGAATTCCAATTTTAAAATTAAGAGATACATTAATTGTTTCGATTCAATGGGAACTTGACGATCAAACAGCTCTTCAATTCCAGGAAGACTTATTGAAAAAACTTCATGAAACAAGTGCGCGAGGTGTCGTAATTGATTTGACATCGATCGATTTTATCGACTCATTTATTGCAAAAGTTCTGGGAGACGTCATCAGCATGTCAAGCTTGATGGGGGCCAGAGTAGTTATTACCGGTATTCAGCCAGCAGTTGCTATCACTTTAATCGAGTTAGGAATTCGACTTGAAGATGTTATGACAGCGCTAGATTTAGAAAATGGTCTGGATAAACTTCAATTGGAATTGGAGGCTTAACCATGAGCGATGAGTCCTCGGTAGAAATTTTAACGGAATGGGATATTGTTGCCGCAAGACAACTCGGACGTAATGTCGCGAAAGAACTTGGTTTTGGCACAGTTGATCAGGCCCGTATTACAACGGCTATAAGCGAGCTTGCTCGCAACATATATTTATATGCTGGCAAAGGCAGAATCGAAATTCAACAATTGACTGAAAATGGTCTTAAAGGTATTTTAATTATTGCAGCAGACAGCGGTCCCGGAATTTCCGATATTCGTCAAGTGATGGAAGATGGATTTACGACTTCAGGTGGATTGGGAGCAGGGCTTCCGGGTGTTAAGAGATTAATGGATGATTTTAAGATTGAAACAATTGTGGGCGAAGGTACAGATATAAGAGCTACGAAGTGGCTTCGTTAGGGGGAACACCCAGTGATTCACGAAATCGAGAATCAGTATAAAGAAATTTTAAATGAATACATGAAAAAACAAACCGAACAAAATTTGTATGTGGGTCAAAACTTCAGCCGACAACTCATCTTAGAAAATATTTCGCCCGAAGAAGTCATCAGTATGCACAAAGGGGCAATCCAAGAACTTTATGATGAGTTGCCGGATGTGGTATGGCATTCTTTCGACTTCTTAATCGAAATGATGATCAATTATGGATTGGCGCTTCAAGAGCGACAAAGTCTCTTAAAGCAACAGGAAGAGTTGAAAGTGGAAATGGATTTGGCAGCGAATGTACAGGAGACGTTGCTAAAAACAAAATTACCTTTACTCGAAGGCTTAGATATTGGCCTTCTTTCTATTCCTGCCCGAAAAATGAATGGCGACTATATCTATTTTGTTAGTGAACATGATGGTTATGCAGGGGTAGCGGTTGCAGATGTAATCGGTAAAGGCCTTCCTGCAGCTCTTTGCATGTCTATGATTAAATTTGGTATGGATAGTCTAAGTAGCTCGCAAGCGCTTCCGAAAGATGTGCTAAGTATCATTAACCGGATTGTTGAGAAAAGTGTGGATGATTCAATGTTCGTTTCCATGTTCTATGGAAATTATGACGCGAAGAAAGCACGTTTGACATATGGTTCAGCAGGACACGAACCGGCTATTTTATATCGTGCAAAAGACAACGAATTTATGGAATTGAATGCAAAAGGCTTGTTGCTTGGTGTATCACCAGCTGCTGTCTACGAAGAACACGCAGTCGATTTGGAAAAAGGCGACTTGGTCATTATGATGACAGATGGCGTAACAGAAGGCAGGAACGAGGAAGGCTTTATCGAGCGCGAAGTTATCTATGAATTAATCGAACGGAAAAAAGAAGAAGCTGCGCAAGTGATTGTACAGTATGTTTACGATGAGCTTGAACGAATGCAAAATGCACAGTTTCAAGATGACTTTACATTAGT carries:
- a CDS encoding rhomboid family intramembrane serine protease, whose product is MFIRTESFKQYLRMYPVVSTLIALNLLVYVLTWLPSLGQWIYFYGVGSNFYIAEGQWWRFFTPMFLHSGVMHLLFNMFSLFLFGPELERLTGKIRFITIYLLAGFFASAATYFLQPLDYSHVGASGAIFGVFGAFGALVYYGGRALPQLKQIILPIIVISIVMTFLTPNINVTAHIAGMITGFLIGLSYFHPKRIVSWRAKK
- the acpS gene encoding holo-ACP synthase, which produces MITGIGLDIVEMSRIHRLDTKSPRFRARVLTDYEQTEYNQLTETRKTEFLAGRFAAKEAYSKAKGTGIGRECSFQDIEIRKDTKGKPAIYFQGIETGLVSITHSKEFAAAQVLLQTI
- the alr gene encoding alanine racemase — translated: MIENYRPTKAVIDLTAIKSNLTYFQEKVGDADVIAVVKADAYGHGVLEIVKTVIENGVRMLAVATPDEALFLRNHGIDTELLVLGATPSQFIPIAQQHNIIVTAISLDWLSMAAMHVEKNLDALKIHLKVDTGMRRIGVQVNEIDEAFGFIADHDFDFKGIFTHFATADEKDSPLFSQQVNAMNTILDKLDDSSVMVHISNSAAAIMHPDLVCDAVRIGISLYGIAPSPYVGEEMDFELQPALSLETEMIQVKKLKAGEALSYGATYRAEQDEWIATIPIGYADGMLRGLQGQDVLVKGKRVPIVGRICMDQCMVRLSERSLIGEKVQLIGRQGQQRILIDEWAVKLETIPYEIPCILTKRVPRVYVERAELTDFSFQQSNKMLR
- a CDS encoding type II toxin-antitoxin system PemK/MazF family toxin, whose product is MIVKRGDVFFAELSPVVGSEQGGTRPVLVIQNDIGNRFSPTVIIAAITAQIQKAKLPTHVEINAKKYGFERDSVILLEQLRTIDKSRLTDKITQLDDTLMEKVDEALEISVGLVKF
- a CDS encoding RsbT co-antagonist protein RsbRA, whose product is MNKQMAQYIQGNLTEIISQWQGKMKNEEEELSFRIMPEELLNQTSYEFAELMISNLLENHQAYESRINDFAEKVVRLGWSITFVTKAIGHFAEIVYEDMRKEEMINDGNLADYIEEFSKWITPIRESTIQAYSKTWERTVSLQKIALQELSASLIPVFEKVSVMPLVGTIDTERAKLIMENLLEGVVKHRAEVVLLDITGVPVVDTMVAHHIIQAADAVRLVGAKCMLVGIRPEIAQTIVTLGINLNDFTTTSTLQRGVEQALAWTNRKIVEVED
- a CDS encoding STAS domain-containing protein produces the protein MNFRIPILKLRDTLIVSIQWELDDQTALQFQEDLLKKLHETSARGVVIDLTSIDFIDSFIAKVLGDVISMSSLMGARVVITGIQPAVAITLIELGIRLEDVMTALDLENGLDKLQLELEA
- a CDS encoding anti-sigma regulatory factor, which codes for MSDESSVEILTEWDIVAARQLGRNVAKELGFGTVDQARITTAISELARNIYLYAGKGRIEIQQLTENGLKGILIIAADSGPGISDIRQVMEDGFTTSGGLGAGLPGVKRLMDDFKIETIVGEGTDIRATKWLR
- a CDS encoding PP2C family protein-serine/threonine phosphatase — encoded protein: MIHEIENQYKEILNEYMKKQTEQNLYVGQNFSRQLILENISPEEVISMHKGAIQELYDELPDVVWHSFDFLIEMMINYGLALQERQSLLKQQEELKVEMDLAANVQETLLKTKLPLLEGLDIGLLSIPARKMNGDYIYFVSEHDGYAGVAVADVIGKGLPAALCMSMIKFGMDSLSSSQALPKDVLSIINRIVEKSVDDSMFVSMFYGNYDAKKARLTYGSAGHEPAILYRAKDNEFMELNAKGLLLGVSPAAVYEEHAVDLEKGDLVIMMTDGVTEGRNEEGFIEREVIYELIERKKEEAAQVIVQYVYDELERMQNAQFQDDFTLVIYKKV